One genomic region from Bos javanicus breed banteng chromosome 14, ARS-OSU_banteng_1.0, whole genome shotgun sequence encodes:
- the LOC133260107 gene encoding sphingomyelin phosphodiesterase 5-like isoform X1, whose product MPSPPDWPPTPCALRPSPFPHPVLHALHRLTRALLFPAYWALDQLLGCWAPAESRSEQSWLRTAAGAGGALLLLLAALPLTLPALLLWLLLQAWRRPFCYQPPPRCWAPPAPWCPRTEPARSFGFFSANLCLLPDGLARFNNLPHTQRRAAAVGAVLLAGLRRSPYEATGCGSPVQAMPCGVLTGAMPASLDFVCLQEAFDLRAERRLVSLLASNLGPVLYDVGTFGLQPGLHLKLLGSGLLLASRYPLLRAAFQSFPHARGEDALASKGLLSAQAQLGILDGRRVVGFLHCTHLHAPSGEPCRVRKQEAPLRGGGGESQPWPAPPLVAKFMHCPSRRESLEDGLLRCKQLTVLLDWAEQFEAESRQSDEAVAFSVLLGDLNFDNCSLDHQQEQEHRFFSCFRDPCRLGTRREQPWALGTLLRPSELRRSVACSPEMLRRALEQKKGRRRYLAGPPRGGPPAESWRGRRLDYITYRSAPGGLLSPEVEQVTFSTALAGLTDHLAVGLRLRVSTSS is encoded by the exons ATGCCATCCCCGCCCGACTGGCCCCCGACGCCCTGCGCCCTACGACCCTCGCCCTTCCCGCACCCTGTGCTGCACGCTCTCCACCGCCTGACCCGCGCGCTGCTTTTCCCGGCCTACTGGGCCCTGGACCAGCTGCTGGGCTGCTGGGCGCCGGCCGAGAGCCGGAGCGAGCAGAGCTGGCTGAGAACCGCCGCAGGCGCCGGGGgcgcgctgctgctgctgctcgcGGCCCTGCCCCTGACTCTCCCGGCGCTActgctctggctgctgctgcaggCCTGGCGCCGCCCCTTCTGCTACCAGCCTCCTCCGCGGTGCTGGGCGCCCCCTGCGCCCTGGTGCCCCCGCACTGAGCCCGCGCGCAGCTTCGGCTTCTTCAGCGCAAACCTGTGCCTGCTCCCCGACGGGCTGGCGCGCTTCAACAACTTGCCGCACACGCAGCGGCGGGCCGCGGCTGTGGGCGCCGTGCTGCTCGCCGGCCTGCGGCGTTCGCCCTATGAGGCTACGGGCTGCGGTTCGCCAGTGCAGGCGATGCCGTGCGGGGTGCTGACAGGCGCCATGCCAGCGAGTCTGGACTTCGTATGCCTGCAGGAGGCGTTCGATCTTCGCGCAGAGCGACGCCTGGTTAGCCTCCTGGCATCTAATCTGGGCCCGGTATTGTACGACGTGGGCACATTCGGCCTGCAGCCCGGCCTACACCTCAAGTTGCTGGGCAGTGGGCTGCTGCTGGCCTCGCGCTATCCGCTGCTGCGCGCCGCCTTCCAGTCCTTCCCCCACGCACGTGGCGAGGATGCTCTGGCCTCCAAGGGACTACTTTCCGCGCAG GCGCAGCTGGGCATCCTGGACGGGCGCCGCGTCGTGGGCTTCCTGCACTGCACACACTTGCACGCGCCCAGCGGTGAGCCCTGCCGGGTTCGTAAGCAGGAGGCCCCTCTGCGTGGCGGCGGCGGCGAGTCCCAACCCTGGCCAGCACCTCCCCTCGTTGCAAAGTTTATGCACTGCCCCAGCCGCCGCGAGTCCCTAG AGGACGGGCTCCTGCGCTGCAAACAGCTGACGGTGCTTCTGGACTGGGCCGAGCAGTTCGAGGCGGAGAGCCGCCAGAGTGACGAGGCCGTGGCCTTCAGCGTGCTCCTGGGTGACCTCAACTTCGACAACTGCTCGCTAG ACCACCAGCAGGAACAGGAGCACCGGTTTTTCAGCTGCTTCCGGGACCCCTGCCGGCTGGGCACGCGCCGGGAGCAGCCCTGGGCCCTGG GGACGTTGCTGAGACCCTCGGAGCTCCGCCGCTCCGTGGCCTGCTCGCCGGAGATGCTGCGTAG GGCCCTGGAGCAGAAGAAAGGGCGCCGCCGCTACCTGGCAGGCCCTCCCCGTGGAGGCCCCCCAGCTGAGTCCTGGCGGGGCCGGCGCCTGGACTACATCACCTACCGCAGCGCGCCTGGAGGCCTTCTGAGCCCG GAGGTGGAGCAGGTGACATTCAGCACTGCCCTGGCCGGGCTCACAGACCACCTGGCCGTGGGACTTCGGCTCCGAGTGTCCACGTCCTCCTAA
- the LOC133260107 gene encoding sphingomyelin phosphodiesterase 5-like isoform X2 → MPSPPDWPPTPCALRPSPFPHPVLHALHRLTRALLFPAYWALDQLLGCWAPAESRSEQSWLRTAAGAGGALLLLLAALPLTLPALLLWLLLQAWRRPFCYQPPPRCWAPPAPWCPRTEPARSFGFFSANLCLLPDGLARFNNLPHTQRRAAAVGAVLLAGLRRSPYEATGCGSPVQAMPCGVLTGAMPASLDFVCLQEAFDLRAERRLVSLLASNLGPVLYDVGTFGLQPGLHLKLLGSGLLLASRYPLLRAAFQSFPHARGEDALASKGLLSAQAQLGILDGRRVVGFLHCTHLHAPSGEPCRVRKQEAPLRGGGGESQPWPAPPLVAKFMHCPSRRESLEDGLLRCKQLTVLLDWAEQFEAESRQSDEAVAFSVLLGDLNFDNCSLGKTARPPHTHPPLRARAHTHTHTLTYTHTPRMSPLHRPPAGTGAPVFQLLPGPLPAGHAPGAALGPGDVAETLGAPPLRGLLAGDAA, encoded by the exons ATGCCATCCCCGCCCGACTGGCCCCCGACGCCCTGCGCCCTACGACCCTCGCCCTTCCCGCACCCTGTGCTGCACGCTCTCCACCGCCTGACCCGCGCGCTGCTTTTCCCGGCCTACTGGGCCCTGGACCAGCTGCTGGGCTGCTGGGCGCCGGCCGAGAGCCGGAGCGAGCAGAGCTGGCTGAGAACCGCCGCAGGCGCCGGGGgcgcgctgctgctgctgctcgcGGCCCTGCCCCTGACTCTCCCGGCGCTActgctctggctgctgctgcaggCCTGGCGCCGCCCCTTCTGCTACCAGCCTCCTCCGCGGTGCTGGGCGCCCCCTGCGCCCTGGTGCCCCCGCACTGAGCCCGCGCGCAGCTTCGGCTTCTTCAGCGCAAACCTGTGCCTGCTCCCCGACGGGCTGGCGCGCTTCAACAACTTGCCGCACACGCAGCGGCGGGCCGCGGCTGTGGGCGCCGTGCTGCTCGCCGGCCTGCGGCGTTCGCCCTATGAGGCTACGGGCTGCGGTTCGCCAGTGCAGGCGATGCCGTGCGGGGTGCTGACAGGCGCCATGCCAGCGAGTCTGGACTTCGTATGCCTGCAGGAGGCGTTCGATCTTCGCGCAGAGCGACGCCTGGTTAGCCTCCTGGCATCTAATCTGGGCCCGGTATTGTACGACGTGGGCACATTCGGCCTGCAGCCCGGCCTACACCTCAAGTTGCTGGGCAGTGGGCTGCTGCTGGCCTCGCGCTATCCGCTGCTGCGCGCCGCCTTCCAGTCCTTCCCCCACGCACGTGGCGAGGATGCTCTGGCCTCCAAGGGACTACTTTCCGCGCAG GCGCAGCTGGGCATCCTGGACGGGCGCCGCGTCGTGGGCTTCCTGCACTGCACACACTTGCACGCGCCCAGCGGTGAGCCCTGCCGGGTTCGTAAGCAGGAGGCCCCTCTGCGTGGCGGCGGCGGCGAGTCCCAACCCTGGCCAGCACCTCCCCTCGTTGCAAAGTTTATGCACTGCCCCAGCCGCCGCGAGTCCCTAG AGGACGGGCTCCTGCGCTGCAAACAGCTGACGGTGCTTCTGGACTGGGCCGAGCAGTTCGAGGCGGAGAGCCGCCAGAGTGACGAGGCCGTGGCCTTCAGCGTGCTCCTGGGTGACCTCAACTTCGACAACTGCTCGCTAGGTAAGACGgcccgccccccacacacacacccccccctgcgcgcgcgtgcacacacacatacacacacactcacatatacacacacaccccgaaTGTCACCTCTCCACAGACCACCAGCAGGAACAGGAGCACCGGTTTTTCAGCTGCTTCCGGGACCCCTGCCGGCTGGGCACGCGCCGGGAGCAGCCCTGGGCCCTGG GGACGTTGCTGAGACCCTCGGAGCTCCGCCGCTCCGTGGCCTGCTCGCCGGAGATGCTGCGTAG
- the LOC133260107 gene encoding sphingomyelin phosphodiesterase 5-like isoform X4 translates to MPSPPDWPPTPCALRPSPFPHPVLHALHRLTRALLFPAYWALDQLLGCWAPAESRSEQSWLRTAAGAGGALLLLLAALPLTLPALLLWLLLQAWRRPFCYQPPPRCWAPPAPWCPRTEPARSFGFFSANLCLLPDGLARFNNLPHTQRRAAAVGAVLLAGLRRSPYEATGCGSPVQAMPCGVLTGAMPASLDFVCLQEAFDLRAERRLVSLLASNLGPVLYDVGTFGLQPGLHLKLLGSGLLLASRYPLLRAAFQSFPHARGEDALASKGLLSAQAQLGILDGRRVVGFLHCTHLHAPSGEPCRVRKQEAPLRGGGGESQPWPAPPLVAKFMHCPSRRESLEDGLLRCKQLTVLLDWAEQFEAESRQSDEAVAFSVLLGDLNFDNCSLDHQQEQEHRFFSCFRDPCRLGTRREQPWALGTLLRPSELRRSVACSPEMLRR, encoded by the exons ATGCCATCCCCGCCCGACTGGCCCCCGACGCCCTGCGCCCTACGACCCTCGCCCTTCCCGCACCCTGTGCTGCACGCTCTCCACCGCCTGACCCGCGCGCTGCTTTTCCCGGCCTACTGGGCCCTGGACCAGCTGCTGGGCTGCTGGGCGCCGGCCGAGAGCCGGAGCGAGCAGAGCTGGCTGAGAACCGCCGCAGGCGCCGGGGgcgcgctgctgctgctgctcgcGGCCCTGCCCCTGACTCTCCCGGCGCTActgctctggctgctgctgcaggCCTGGCGCCGCCCCTTCTGCTACCAGCCTCCTCCGCGGTGCTGGGCGCCCCCTGCGCCCTGGTGCCCCCGCACTGAGCCCGCGCGCAGCTTCGGCTTCTTCAGCGCAAACCTGTGCCTGCTCCCCGACGGGCTGGCGCGCTTCAACAACTTGCCGCACACGCAGCGGCGGGCCGCGGCTGTGGGCGCCGTGCTGCTCGCCGGCCTGCGGCGTTCGCCCTATGAGGCTACGGGCTGCGGTTCGCCAGTGCAGGCGATGCCGTGCGGGGTGCTGACAGGCGCCATGCCAGCGAGTCTGGACTTCGTATGCCTGCAGGAGGCGTTCGATCTTCGCGCAGAGCGACGCCTGGTTAGCCTCCTGGCATCTAATCTGGGCCCGGTATTGTACGACGTGGGCACATTCGGCCTGCAGCCCGGCCTACACCTCAAGTTGCTGGGCAGTGGGCTGCTGCTGGCCTCGCGCTATCCGCTGCTGCGCGCCGCCTTCCAGTCCTTCCCCCACGCACGTGGCGAGGATGCTCTGGCCTCCAAGGGACTACTTTCCGCGCAG GCGCAGCTGGGCATCCTGGACGGGCGCCGCGTCGTGGGCTTCCTGCACTGCACACACTTGCACGCGCCCAGCGGTGAGCCCTGCCGGGTTCGTAAGCAGGAGGCCCCTCTGCGTGGCGGCGGCGGCGAGTCCCAACCCTGGCCAGCACCTCCCCTCGTTGCAAAGTTTATGCACTGCCCCAGCCGCCGCGAGTCCCTAG AGGACGGGCTCCTGCGCTGCAAACAGCTGACGGTGCTTCTGGACTGGGCCGAGCAGTTCGAGGCGGAGAGCCGCCAGAGTGACGAGGCCGTGGCCTTCAGCGTGCTCCTGGGTGACCTCAACTTCGACAACTGCTCGCTAG ACCACCAGCAGGAACAGGAGCACCGGTTTTTCAGCTGCTTCCGGGACCCCTGCCGGCTGGGCACGCGCCGGGAGCAGCCCTGGGCCCTGG GGACGTTGCTGAGACCCTCGGAGCTCCGCCGCTCCGTGGCCTGCTCGCCGGAGATGCTGCGTAGGTGA
- the LOC133260107 gene encoding sphingomyelin phosphodiesterase 5-like isoform X3, producing MPSPPDWPPTPCALRPSPFPHPVLHALHRLTRALLFPAYWALDQLLGCWAPAESRSEQSWLRTAAGAGGALLLLLAALPLTLPALLLWLLLQAWRRPFCYQPPPRCWAPPAPWCPRTEPARSFGFFSANLCLLPDGLARFNNLPHTQRRAAAVGAVLLAGLRRSPYEATGCGSPVQAMPCGVLTGAMPASLDFVCLQEAFDLRAERRLVSLLASNLGPVLYDVGTFGLQPGLHLKLLGSGLLLASRYPLLRAAFQSFPHARGEDALASKGLLSAQAQLGILDGRRVVGFLHCTHLHAPSEDGLLRCKQLTVLLDWAEQFEAESRQSDEAVAFSVLLGDLNFDNCSLDHQQEQEHRFFSCFRDPCRLGTRREQPWALGTLLRPSELRRSVACSPEMLRRALEQKKGRRRYLAGPPRGGPPAESWRGRRLDYITYRSAPGGLLSPEVEQVTFSTALAGLTDHLAVGLRLRVSTSS from the exons ATGCCATCCCCGCCCGACTGGCCCCCGACGCCCTGCGCCCTACGACCCTCGCCCTTCCCGCACCCTGTGCTGCACGCTCTCCACCGCCTGACCCGCGCGCTGCTTTTCCCGGCCTACTGGGCCCTGGACCAGCTGCTGGGCTGCTGGGCGCCGGCCGAGAGCCGGAGCGAGCAGAGCTGGCTGAGAACCGCCGCAGGCGCCGGGGgcgcgctgctgctgctgctcgcGGCCCTGCCCCTGACTCTCCCGGCGCTActgctctggctgctgctgcaggCCTGGCGCCGCCCCTTCTGCTACCAGCCTCCTCCGCGGTGCTGGGCGCCCCCTGCGCCCTGGTGCCCCCGCACTGAGCCCGCGCGCAGCTTCGGCTTCTTCAGCGCAAACCTGTGCCTGCTCCCCGACGGGCTGGCGCGCTTCAACAACTTGCCGCACACGCAGCGGCGGGCCGCGGCTGTGGGCGCCGTGCTGCTCGCCGGCCTGCGGCGTTCGCCCTATGAGGCTACGGGCTGCGGTTCGCCAGTGCAGGCGATGCCGTGCGGGGTGCTGACAGGCGCCATGCCAGCGAGTCTGGACTTCGTATGCCTGCAGGAGGCGTTCGATCTTCGCGCAGAGCGACGCCTGGTTAGCCTCCTGGCATCTAATCTGGGCCCGGTATTGTACGACGTGGGCACATTCGGCCTGCAGCCCGGCCTACACCTCAAGTTGCTGGGCAGTGGGCTGCTGCTGGCCTCGCGCTATCCGCTGCTGCGCGCCGCCTTCCAGTCCTTCCCCCACGCACGTGGCGAGGATGCTCTGGCCTCCAAGGGACTACTTTCCGCGCAG GCGCAGCTGGGCATCCTGGACGGGCGCCGCGTCGTGGGCTTCCTGCACTGCACACACTTGCACGCGCCCAGCG AGGACGGGCTCCTGCGCTGCAAACAGCTGACGGTGCTTCTGGACTGGGCCGAGCAGTTCGAGGCGGAGAGCCGCCAGAGTGACGAGGCCGTGGCCTTCAGCGTGCTCCTGGGTGACCTCAACTTCGACAACTGCTCGCTAG ACCACCAGCAGGAACAGGAGCACCGGTTTTTCAGCTGCTTCCGGGACCCCTGCCGGCTGGGCACGCGCCGGGAGCAGCCCTGGGCCCTGG GGACGTTGCTGAGACCCTCGGAGCTCCGCCGCTCCGTGGCCTGCTCGCCGGAGATGCTGCGTAG GGCCCTGGAGCAGAAGAAAGGGCGCCGCCGCTACCTGGCAGGCCCTCCCCGTGGAGGCCCCCCAGCTGAGTCCTGGCGGGGCCGGCGCCTGGACTACATCACCTACCGCAGCGCGCCTGGAGGCCTTCTGAGCCCG GAGGTGGAGCAGGTGACATTCAGCACTGCCCTGGCCGGGCTCACAGACCACCTGGCCGTGGGACTTCGGCTCCGAGTGTCCACGTCCTCCTAA